In Streptomyces sp. P3, one DNA window encodes the following:
- the carB gene encoding carbamoyl-phosphate synthase large subunit, giving the protein MPKRTDIQSVLVIGSGPIVIGQAAEFDYSGTQACRILRAEGLRVILVNSNPATIMTDPEIADATYVEPITPEFVEKIIAKERPDALLPTLGGQTALNTAISMHEQGVLEKYGVELIGANVEAINKGEDRDLFKGVVEAVRAKIGHGESARSVICHSMDDVIAGVETLGGYPVVVRPSFTMGGAGSGFAHDEEELRRIAGQGLTLSPTTEVLLEESILGWKEYELELMRDKHDNVVVVCSIENFDPMGVHTGDSITVAPAMTLTDREYQVLRDVGIAIIREVGVDTGGCNIQFAVNPEDGRVIVIEMNPRVSRSSALASKATGFPIAKIAAKLAVGYTLDEIPNDITQETPASFEPTLDYVVVKAPRFAFEKFPSADSTLTTTMKSVGEAMAIGRNFTEAFQKALRSLEKKGSQFTFVGEPGDKDELLRESVRPTDGRINTVMQAIRAGATPEEIFEFTKIDPWFVDQLFLIKEIADELAAADRLDDGLLIEAKRHGFSDHQIAEIRGLREDVVREVRHALGVRPVYKTVDTCAAEFAAKTPYFYSSYDEENEVAPREKPAVIILGSGPNRIGQGIEFDYSCVHASFALSDAGYETVMVNCNPETVSTDYDTSDRLYFEPLTLEDVLEIVHAEAQAGPIAGVVVQLGGQTPLGLAQALKDNGVPIVGTPPEAIHAAEDRGAFGRVLAEAGLPAPKHGTATTFTEAKAIADEIGYPVLVRPSYVLGGRGMEIVYDETRLSSYIAESTEISPTRPVLVDRFLDDAIEIDVDALYDGDELYLGGVMEHIEEAGIHSGDSACALPPITLGGFDIKRLRASTEAIAKGVGVRGLINIQFAMAGDILYVLEANPRASRTVPFTSKATAVPLAKAAARISLGATIAELRAEGLLPATGDGGELPLNAPISVKEAVMPWTRFRDTSGRGVDTVLGPEMRSTGEVMGIDSVFGTAYAKSQAAAYGPLPTKGRAFISVANRDKRSMIFPARELVAHGFELLATSGTAEVLKRNGINATVVRKQSEGPGPGGEKTIVQHIHDGDVDLIVNTPYGTGGRLDGYEIRTAAVARSVPCLTTVQALAAAVQGIDALNRGDVGVRSLQEHAEHLTAARD; this is encoded by the coding sequence GTGCCTAAGCGCACCGATATCCAGTCCGTCCTGGTCATCGGCTCCGGCCCGATCGTCATCGGCCAGGCCGCCGAGTTCGACTACTCCGGCACCCAGGCGTGCCGCATCCTGCGCGCCGAGGGCCTGCGGGTGATCCTGGTCAACTCCAACCCGGCGACGATCATGACCGACCCGGAGATCGCCGACGCCACCTACGTCGAACCGATCACCCCGGAGTTCGTCGAGAAGATCATCGCCAAGGAGCGGCCCGACGCCCTGCTGCCGACGCTCGGCGGCCAGACCGCCCTGAACACCGCGATCTCCATGCACGAGCAGGGTGTGCTGGAGAAATACGGTGTCGAGCTGATCGGCGCCAACGTCGAGGCGATCAACAAGGGCGAGGACCGCGACCTCTTCAAGGGCGTCGTCGAAGCCGTCCGCGCGAAGATCGGGCACGGCGAGTCCGCCCGGTCCGTGATCTGCCACTCCATGGACGACGTCATCGCCGGCGTCGAGACCCTCGGCGGCTACCCCGTCGTCGTGCGCCCCTCCTTCACCATGGGCGGCGCCGGCTCCGGTTTCGCCCACGACGAGGAGGAGCTGCGCCGCATCGCCGGCCAGGGCCTCACCCTCTCGCCGACCACCGAGGTGCTCCTGGAGGAGTCCATCCTCGGCTGGAAGGAGTACGAGCTGGAGCTCATGCGCGACAAGCACGACAACGTCGTGGTCGTCTGCTCCATCGAGAACTTCGACCCCATGGGCGTGCACACCGGCGACTCGATCACCGTCGCTCCCGCGATGACGCTGACCGACCGCGAGTACCAGGTGCTGCGCGACGTCGGTATCGCGATCATCCGCGAGGTCGGCGTGGACACCGGCGGCTGCAACATCCAGTTCGCGGTGAACCCCGAGGACGGCCGCGTCATCGTCATCGAGATGAACCCGCGCGTGTCTCGCTCGTCGGCCCTCGCCTCGAAGGCGACCGGGTTCCCGATCGCCAAGATCGCGGCCAAGCTCGCCGTCGGCTACACCCTCGACGAGATCCCCAACGACATCACGCAGGAGACGCCGGCCTCCTTCGAGCCGACGCTCGACTACGTGGTCGTCAAGGCCCCGCGCTTCGCCTTCGAGAAGTTCCCGTCGGCCGACTCCACCCTCACGACCACCATGAAGTCGGTCGGCGAGGCCATGGCCATCGGCCGCAACTTCACGGAGGCCTTCCAGAAGGCGCTGCGCTCGCTGGAGAAGAAGGGCAGCCAGTTCACGTTCGTCGGAGAGCCCGGTGACAAGGACGAGCTGCTGCGGGAGTCCGTCCGGCCCACCGACGGCCGGATCAACACGGTCATGCAGGCCATCCGCGCGGGCGCGACCCCCGAGGAGATCTTCGAGTTCACGAAGATCGACCCCTGGTTCGTCGACCAGCTCTTCCTCATCAAGGAGATCGCCGACGAGCTCGCCGCAGCCGACCGCCTGGACGACGGCCTGCTCATCGAGGCCAAGCGGCACGGGTTCTCCGACCACCAGATCGCCGAGATCCGCGGGCTGCGCGAGGACGTCGTGCGCGAGGTCCGGCACGCCCTTGGTGTGCGCCCCGTCTACAAGACGGTCGACACCTGTGCCGCGGAGTTCGCCGCGAAGACGCCGTACTTCTACTCCTCCTACGACGAGGAGAACGAGGTCGCGCCCCGCGAGAAGCCCGCGGTGATCATCCTGGGCTCCGGCCCCAACCGCATCGGCCAGGGCATCGAGTTCGACTACTCCTGCGTCCACGCCTCCTTCGCGCTGTCCGACGCCGGATACGAGACCGTGATGGTCAACTGCAACCCGGAGACCGTCTCCACCGACTACGACACCTCCGACCGCCTGTACTTCGAGCCGCTGACGCTCGAGGACGTGCTGGAGATCGTCCACGCGGAGGCGCAGGCAGGTCCGATCGCCGGCGTCGTCGTGCAGCTCGGCGGGCAGACCCCGCTGGGTCTGGCCCAGGCCCTGAAGGACAACGGCGTGCCGATCGTCGGCACGCCTCCGGAGGCCATCCACGCGGCCGAGGACCGTGGCGCCTTCGGGCGCGTACTCGCCGAGGCCGGTCTCCCGGCTCCCAAGCACGGCACCGCCACCACCTTCACCGAGGCCAAGGCCATCGCCGACGAGATCGGCTACCCGGTCCTCGTCCGGCCCTCCTACGTCCTCGGCGGCCGCGGCATGGAGATCGTCTACGACGAGACCCGGCTGTCCTCGTACATCGCCGAGTCGACCGAGATCAGCCCCACCCGGCCGGTCCTCGTCGACCGCTTCCTCGACGATGCCATCGAGATCGACGTCGACGCGCTCTACGACGGCGACGAGCTGTACCTCGGCGGCGTGATGGAGCACATCGAGGAGGCCGGCATCCACTCCGGCGACTCGGCGTGCGCCCTTCCCCCCATCACCCTGGGCGGCTTCGACATCAAGCGCCTGCGCGCCTCCACCGAGGCGATCGCCAAGGGTGTCGGCGTGCGCGGACTGATCAACATCCAGTTCGCGATGGCCGGCGACATCCTCTACGTCCTCGAGGCCAACCCGCGCGCGTCCCGCACCGTGCCCTTCACCTCGAAGGCGACCGCGGTACCGCTGGCGAAGGCCGCCGCCCGCATCTCGCTCGGCGCGACCATCGCCGAACTGCGCGCCGAGGGGCTGCTTCCGGCGACCGGCGACGGCGGCGAGCTGCCGCTGAACGCGCCGATCTCCGTCAAGGAGGCCGTGATGCCGTGGACCCGCTTCCGGGACACCTCCGGCCGCGGCGTCGACACCGTCCTCGGCCCGGAGATGCGCTCCACCGGCGAGGTCATGGGCATCGACTCCGTCTTCGGCACGGCGTACGCCAAGTCGCAGGCGGCCGCGTACGGTCCGCTGCCCACCAAGGGCCGCGCCTTCATCTCGGTCGCCAACCGGGACAAGCGCTCGATGATCTTCCCCGCGCGTGAGCTGGTCGCCCACGGCTTCGAACTGCTCGCCACCTCCGGCACGGCCGAGGTCCTCAAGCGCAACGGCATCAACGCCACCGTGGTGCGCAAGCAGTCAGAGGGCCCAGGTCCGGGCGGTGAGAAGACGATCGTCCAGCACATCCACGACGGCGACGTCGACCTCATCGTGAACACCCCGTACGGCACCGGCGGCCGGCTCGACGGCTACGAGATCCGTACGGCGGCCGTGGCGCGGTCCGTGCCGTGCCTGACGACGGTGCAGGCGCTCGCCGCGGCCGTCCAGGGCATCGACGCCCTCAACCGCGGGGACGTGGGCGTCCGCTCGCTCCAGGAACACGCGGAACACCTGACCGCGGCTCGCGACTAG
- the rpoZ gene encoding DNA-directed RNA polymerase subunit omega gives MSSSISAPEGIINPPIDELLEATDSKYSLVIYAAKRARQINAYYSQLGEGLLEYVGPLVDTHVHEKPLSIALREINAGLLTSEAVEGPAQ, from the coding sequence GTGTCCTCTTCCATCTCCGCGCCCGAGGGCATCATCAACCCGCCGATCGACGAGCTCCTCGAGGCCACCGACTCGAAGTACAGCCTCGTGATCTACGCGGCCAAGCGGGCGCGCCAGATCAACGCGTACTACTCGCAGCTCGGCGAGGGCCTCCTCGAGTACGTCGGTCCGCTCGTCGACACCCACGTCCACGAGAAGCCGCTGTCGATCGCCCTGCGCGAGATCAACGCCGGTCTGCTGACGTCCGAGGCCGTCGAGGGCCCTGCGCAGTAG
- the gmk gene encoding guanylate kinase, whose protein sequence is MAVNLRGTTPEPPDARPRLTVLSGPSGVGKSTVVAHMRKEHPEVWLSVSATTRKPRPGERHGVHYFFVTDDEMDKLIANGELLEWAEFAGNRYGTPRAAVLERLESGEPVLLEIDLQGARQVRESMSEARLVFLAPPSWDELVRRLTGRGTEPPEVIERRLEAAKIELAAEPEFDVTLVNTSVEDVARELLALMDVV, encoded by the coding sequence ATGGCAGTAAACCTCCGGGGGACGACCCCCGAACCCCCGGACGCACGTCCGCGGCTGACCGTGCTCTCCGGCCCCTCAGGGGTCGGCAAGAGCACGGTCGTCGCTCATATGCGCAAGGAACACCCCGAGGTCTGGCTCTCGGTGTCGGCGACGACCCGCAAACCCCGGCCCGGCGAGCGGCACGGCGTCCACTACTTCTTCGTCACCGACGACGAGATGGACAAGCTGATCGCCAACGGCGAGCTGCTGGAGTGGGCCGAGTTCGCCGGCAACCGCTACGGAACTCCGCGCGCCGCCGTGCTGGAGCGCCTGGAGTCGGGCGAGCCCGTGCTCCTGGAGATCGATCTGCAGGGCGCCCGCCAGGTCCGCGAGTCCATGTCCGAGGCCCGGCTGGTGTTCCTGGCCCCTCCCTCGTGGGACGAGCTGGTGCGCAGGCTCACCGGGCGGGGCACCGAACCGCCCGAGGTGATCGAGCGCCGTCTGGAGGCGGCGAAGATCGAACTCGCGGCCGAGCCGGAGTTCGACGTGACCCTGGTCAACACCTCCGTCGAGGACGTGGCGCGCGAGCTGCTAGCCTTGATGGATGTTGTGTGA
- the pyrF gene encoding orotidine-5'-phosphate decarboxylase, whose translation MTTEPFGARLRRAMDERGPLCVGIDPHASLLAEWGLNDDVAGLERFSRTVVEATADRVALLKPQSAFFERFGSRGVAVLEKTVQEARAAGALVVMDAKRGDIGSTMAAYAESFLHKDAPLFSDALTVSPYLGYGSLSPAVVLARESGAGLFVLALTSNPEGGEVQHAVRADGRDVGATMLAHLAAENVGEEPLGSFGAVVGATLGDLSTYDLDINGPLLAPGVGAQGATPADLPGVFGSAVRNVVPNVSRGVLRHGPGVVALRDAVERFAYEVRTAVTAA comes from the coding sequence ATGACGACGGAACCCTTCGGCGCGCGTCTGCGGCGGGCGATGGACGAACGCGGTCCGCTGTGCGTCGGCATCGACCCGCACGCCTCCCTGCTCGCCGAGTGGGGTCTGAACGACGACGTCGCAGGTCTGGAGCGGTTCAGCCGCACGGTCGTCGAGGCGACGGCCGACCGGGTCGCCCTGCTGAAGCCGCAGAGCGCCTTCTTCGAGCGGTTCGGCTCGCGCGGGGTGGCCGTCCTGGAGAAGACGGTGCAGGAGGCGCGGGCGGCGGGCGCCCTGGTCGTCATGGACGCCAAGCGCGGCGACATCGGGTCGACCATGGCCGCCTACGCCGAGTCGTTCCTGCACAAGGACGCTCCGCTGTTCTCCGACGCTCTCACCGTCTCCCCCTACCTCGGCTACGGATCGCTCTCGCCGGCGGTCGTGCTGGCCCGGGAGAGCGGCGCCGGGCTGTTCGTCCTGGCGCTGACCTCCAACCCGGAGGGCGGCGAGGTCCAGCACGCGGTGCGGGCGGACGGGCGCGACGTGGGCGCGACGATGCTGGCGCACCTGGCCGCCGAGAACGTGGGGGAGGAGCCCCTGGGCTCCTTCGGCGCGGTCGTCGGGGCCACGCTGGGCGACCTCTCGACGTACGACCTGGACATCAACGGTCCGCTCCTCGCGCCCGGCGTCGGCGCCCAGGGGGCGACGCCGGCCGACCTTCCCGGGGTCTTCGGGTCCGCGGTGCGCAACGTCGTTCCGAACGTGAGCCGGGGGGTGCTGCGCCATGGTCCCGGCGTCGTCGCTCTGCGTGACGCGGTGGAGCGGTTCGCGTACGAGGTCCGGACCGCCGTGACCGCCGCCTGA
- a CDS encoding aspartate carbamoyltransferase catalytic subunit yields the protein MQRHLISAADLTRDDAVLILDTAEEMARVADRPIKKLPTLRGRTIVNLFFEDSTRTRISFEAAEKRLSADVINFSAKGSSVSKGESLKDTAQTLEAMGVDAVVIRHGASGAPYRLATSGWIDAVVVNAGDGTHQHPTQALLDAFTMRRRLVGRDAGIGQDLSGRRITIVGDVLHSRVARSNVDLLHTLGAEVTLVAPPTLVPVGIETWPCEVSYDLDSTLPKSDAVMMLRVQRERMNAAFFPTEREYSRRYGLDGDRMARMPEHAIVMHPGPMVRGMEITAEVADSERCTVVEQVANGVSIRMAVLYLLLGGNEPAVSHARTTEEK from the coding sequence ATGCAGCGTCATCTCATCTCGGCCGCCGACCTCACCCGCGACGACGCCGTCCTGATCCTCGACACCGCCGAGGAGATGGCCCGGGTCGCCGACCGGCCCATCAAGAAACTGCCGACCCTGCGCGGCCGCACGATCGTCAACCTGTTCTTCGAGGACTCCACGCGCACGCGCATCTCCTTCGAGGCGGCCGAGAAGCGCCTCTCCGCGGACGTCATCAACTTCTCCGCCAAGGGATCGAGCGTCTCCAAGGGCGAGTCCCTGAAGGACACCGCGCAGACCCTGGAGGCGATGGGCGTCGACGCGGTCGTCATCCGGCACGGCGCCTCCGGCGCGCCCTACCGCCTGGCCACGTCGGGCTGGATCGACGCGGTCGTCGTCAACGCGGGGGACGGCACCCACCAGCACCCCACCCAGGCCCTCCTGGACGCCTTCACCATGCGCCGCCGACTGGTCGGCCGGGACGCCGGGATCGGCCAGGACCTCTCCGGCAGGCGCATCACGATCGTCGGCGACGTGCTGCACAGCCGGGTCGCCCGCTCCAACGTCGACCTGCTGCACACGCTCGGCGCCGAGGTCACCCTGGTCGCCCCGCCCACCCTGGTGCCGGTCGGCATCGAGACCTGGCCCTGCGAGGTGTCGTACGACCTCGACAGCACGCTGCCCAAGTCCGACGCGGTGATGATGCTGCGCGTGCAGCGCGAGCGGATGAACGCCGCGTTCTTCCCGACGGAGCGCGAGTACTCGCGGCGCTACGGCCTCGACGGCGACCGGATGGCGCGGATGCCCGAGCACGCGATCGTGATGCACCCCGGCCCGATGGTCCGCGGCATGGAGATCACCGCCGAGGTGGCCGACTCCGAGCGCTGCACCGTCGTCGAGCAGGTCGCCAACGGCGTGTCCATCCGGATGGCCGTCCTCTACCTGCTCCTGGGCGGCAACGAACCCGCCGTCAGCCACGCCCGTACCACCGAGGAGAAGTAA
- the carA gene encoding glutamine-hydrolyzing carbamoyl-phosphate synthase small subunit has translation MTTSTRGAAKAPAVLVLEDGRIFRGRAYGAVGETFGEAVFSTGMTGYQETLTDPSYDRQIVVATAPQIGNTGWNDEDDESGRIWVSGYVVRDPARVPSNWRARRSLDDELVAQGIVGICGIDTRALTRHLREGGSMRAGVFSGEAIAPDAELLARVQAQPHMKGASLYEEVATKVAYVVPAVGEKRFTVAAVDLGIKGMTPHRMAERGIEVHVLPATASADEVYAVDPDGVFFSNGPGDPATADGPVALMTEVLERRTPLFGICFGNQILGRALGFGTYKLKYGHRGINQPVQDRTTGKVEVTAHNHGFAVDAPLDKVSETRFGRAEVSHVCLNDDVVEGLQLLDQPAFSVQYHPEAAAGPHDAAYLFDRFVSLMEGQRA, from the coding sequence ATGACGACCTCCACCAGGGGAGCCGCCAAGGCTCCCGCCGTACTCGTCCTGGAGGACGGCCGCATCTTCCGCGGTCGTGCCTACGGGGCCGTGGGGGAGACCTTCGGCGAAGCGGTGTTCTCCACCGGCATGACCGGCTACCAGGAGACCCTGACCGACCCGTCGTACGACCGCCAGATCGTCGTCGCGACCGCCCCGCAGATCGGCAACACCGGCTGGAACGACGAGGACGACGAGTCCGGCCGCATCTGGGTCTCCGGCTACGTCGTACGCGACCCCGCGCGCGTGCCCTCCAACTGGCGCGCCAGGCGCTCCCTGGACGACGAACTGGTCGCCCAGGGGATCGTCGGCATCTGCGGCATCGACACCCGCGCCCTCACCCGCCACCTGCGCGAGGGCGGCTCGATGCGGGCCGGCGTCTTCTCCGGCGAGGCGATCGCCCCGGACGCCGAGCTCCTCGCGCGCGTGCAGGCCCAGCCGCACATGAAGGGCGCGAGCCTGTACGAGGAGGTCGCCACCAAGGTGGCCTACGTGGTGCCCGCGGTCGGCGAGAAGCGCTTCACCGTGGCCGCCGTCGACCTCGGCATCAAGGGCATGACCCCGCACCGCATGGCCGAGCGCGGCATCGAGGTGCACGTACTGCCCGCGACGGCCTCGGCGGACGAGGTGTACGCCGTCGACCCCGACGGGGTGTTCTTCTCCAACGGCCCGGGCGACCCGGCCACCGCCGACGGTCCCGTCGCGCTCATGACCGAGGTGCTGGAGCGCCGGACGCCGCTGTTCGGCATCTGCTTCGGCAACCAGATCCTCGGCCGCGCTCTCGGCTTCGGCACCTACAAGCTGAAGTACGGCCACCGCGGCATCAACCAGCCGGTCCAGGACCGGACGACCGGCAAGGTCGAGGTCACCGCGCACAACCACGGCTTCGCCGTGGACGCGCCGCTCGACAAGGTCAGCGAGACGAGGTTCGGCCGCGCCGAGGTCTCGCACGTCTGCCTCAACGACGACGTCGTGGAGGGGCTGCAGCTGCTCGACCAGCCGGCCTTCTCCGTCCAGTACCACCCCGAAGCGGCAGCGGGCCCGCACGACGCCGCCTACCTGTTCGACCGCTTCGTATCCCTGATGGAGGGCCAGCGTGCCTAA
- a CDS encoding quinone-dependent dihydroorotate dehydrogenase → MYKLFFRLVFTRMDPENAHHLAFRWIRLAARVPVLRTFLAAALAPRYRELRTEAFGLRMHGPFGLAAGFDKNAVAIDGMSMLGFDHVEIGTVTGEAQTGNPRKRLFRLVRDRALINRMGFNNDGSLAVAARLASRTPVFRPVVGVNIGKTKVVPEEDAVGDYVKSAERLAPYADYLVVNVSSPNTPGLRNLQATEALRPLLSAVREAADRAVTARRVPLLVKIAPDLADEDVDAVADLAVELGLDGIIATNTTIAREGLGLTSDPSLVKETGGLSGAPLKARSLEVLRRLYARVGDRVTLVGVGGVENAEDAWQRILAGATLVQGYSAFVYQGPFWGRAVHKGLAARLRTSPYATLADAVGADVRKTA, encoded by the coding sequence ATGTACAAGCTCTTCTTCCGTCTGGTCTTCACCCGGATGGACCCCGAGAACGCCCACCACCTGGCCTTCCGCTGGATCCGTCTCGCCGCCCGAGTGCCGGTGCTGCGCACGTTCCTCGCGGCGGCGCTGGCGCCCCGGTACCGGGAGCTGCGCACCGAGGCCTTCGGGCTGCGCATGCACGGCCCGTTCGGGCTCGCGGCCGGCTTCGACAAGAACGCCGTCGCGATCGACGGGATGTCGATGCTGGGCTTCGACCACGTCGAGATCGGCACGGTCACCGGCGAGGCCCAGACCGGCAACCCCAGGAAGCGGCTGTTCCGGCTCGTGCGGGACCGCGCGCTCATCAACCGGATGGGCTTCAACAACGACGGCTCGCTGGCCGTAGCCGCGCGCCTGGCCTCCCGTACGCCCGTCTTCAGGCCCGTCGTCGGCGTCAACATCGGCAAGACCAAGGTCGTACCGGAGGAGGACGCCGTCGGCGACTACGTGAAGTCGGCCGAGCGGCTCGCGCCGTACGCCGACTATTTGGTCGTCAACGTGTCCTCGCCGAACACGCCGGGGCTGCGGAACCTGCAGGCCACCGAGGCGCTGCGGCCGCTGCTGAGCGCCGTGCGCGAGGCCGCCGACCGTGCGGTCACCGCGCGCCGTGTCCCGCTGCTGGTGAAGATCGCCCCGGACCTCGCCGACGAGGACGTGGACGCGGTCGCCGACCTTGCCGTGGAGCTCGGTCTGGACGGGATCATCGCCACGAACACCACCATCGCCCGCGAGGGTCTCGGCCTGACGTCCGATCCCTCCCTGGTGAAGGAGACCGGCGGCCTGTCCGGAGCGCCCCTCAAGGCGCGCTCCCTGGAGGTGCTGCGTCGCCTCTACGCGCGCGTGGGAGACCGCGTGACGCTGGTCGGCGTCGGCGGCGTGGAGAACGCCGAGGACGCATGGCAGCGCATCCTGGCCGGCGCGACCCTGGTGCAGGGGTACAGCGCCTTCGTCTACCAGGGACCCTTCTGGGGCCGCGCCGTCCACAAGGGCCTCGCCGCCCGCCTGCGGACGAGCCCCTACGCCACTCTCGCCGACGCGGTCGGCGCCGACGTGAGGAAGACGGCATGA
- a CDS encoding dihydroorotase, which yields MSKILIRGAKVLGGEPQDVLIDGSTIAEVGTGLSAEGAEVVEAAGKVLLPGLVDLHTHLREPGREDSETVLTGTRAAASGGYTAVFAMANTFPVADTAGVVEQVYRLGQEHGYCDVQPIGAVTVGLEGRKLAELGAMHESAAGVTVFSDDGKCVDDAVIMRRALEYVKAFGGVVAQHAQEPRLTEGAQMNEGVVSAELGLGGWPAVAEESIIARDVLLAEHVGSRVHICHLSTAGSVEIVRWAKSRGIDVTAEVTPHHLLLTDELVRSYNPVYKVNPPLRTEKDVLALREALADGTIDIVATDHAPHPHEDKDCEWAAAAMGMVGLETALSVVQETMVETGLLDWAGVASRMSFKPALIGRATGHGRPVSAGEPANLTLVDTEYRGSVDPAGFASRSRNTPYEGRELPGRVTHTWLRGKATLVDGKLT from the coding sequence ATGAGCAAGATCCTGATCCGCGGTGCGAAGGTGCTCGGCGGCGAGCCGCAGGACGTCCTGATCGACGGTTCCACGATCGCCGAGGTGGGCACGGGTCTGAGCGCCGAGGGCGCCGAGGTCGTCGAGGCCGCGGGCAAGGTGCTGCTGCCGGGCCTGGTCGACCTGCACACCCATCTGCGCGAGCCGGGCCGCGAGGACTCCGAGACGGTGCTGACGGGCACCCGCGCGGCCGCTTCCGGCGGCTACACAGCCGTCTTCGCCATGGCCAACACCTTCCCGGTCGCCGACACCGCCGGCGTGGTCGAGCAGGTCTACCGGCTCGGGCAGGAGCACGGCTACTGCGACGTGCAGCCCATCGGCGCCGTCACCGTCGGCCTCGAAGGCCGCAAACTCGCCGAGCTGGGCGCCATGCACGAGTCCGCCGCGGGCGTCACCGTCTTCTCCGACGACGGCAAGTGCGTCGACGACGCGGTGATCATGCGCCGGGCCCTGGAGTACGTGAAGGCCTTCGGCGGAGTCGTCGCCCAGCACGCGCAGGAGCCGAGGCTGACCGAGGGCGCCCAGATGAACGAGGGCGTGGTCTCCGCCGAGCTGGGGCTGGGCGGCTGGCCGGCGGTCGCCGAGGAGTCGATCATCGCCCGGGACGTGCTGCTCGCCGAGCACGTGGGCTCCCGCGTCCACATCTGCCACCTGTCCACCGCCGGGTCGGTCGAGATCGTCCGCTGGGCCAAGTCCCGCGGCATCGACGTCACCGCCGAGGTCACCCCGCACCACCTGCTCCTCACGGACGAGCTGGTCCGCTCGTACAACCCGGTCTACAAGGTGAACCCGCCGCTGCGGACCGAGAAGGACGTGCTGGCCCTGCGCGAGGCCCTCGCCGACGGCACCATCGACATCGTCGCCACCGACCACGCCCCCCACCCGCACGAGGACAAGGACTGCGAGTGGGCCGCGGCCGCCATGGGCATGGTCGGCCTGGAGACCGCGCTGTCGGTGGTCCAGGAGACGATGGTGGAGACGGGCCTGCTCGACTGGGCCGGGGTCGCGAGCCGGATGTCCTTCAAGCCCGCCCTCATCGGGCGGGCGACCGGTCACGGCCGCCCCGTCTCGGCAGGTGAGCCCGCCAACCTCACGCTCGTCGACACCGAATACCGTGGGTCCGTGGACCCCGCGGGCTTCGCCTCGCGCAGCCGGAACACCCCGTACGAGGGTCGCGAGCTGCCGGGCCGTGTCACGCACACGTGGCTCCGGGGCAAGGCCACGCTCGTCGACGGGAAGCTCACGTGA
- a CDS encoding integration host factor: MALPPLTPEQRAAALEKAAAARRERAEVKNRLKHSGASLHEVIKQGQENDVIGKMKVSALLESLPGVGKVRAKQIMERLGISESRRVRGLGSNQIASLEREFGSTGS; this comes from the coding sequence GTGGCTCTTCCGCCCCTTACCCCCGAACAGCGCGCAGCCGCGCTCGAAAAGGCCGCCGCGGCTCGCCGGGAGCGGGCCGAGGTCAAGAATCGACTGAAGCACTCCGGCGCCTCCCTTCACGAGGTCATCAAGCAGGGTCAGGAAAACGACGTCATCGGCAAGATGAAGGTCTCCGCCCTCCTGGAGTCGCTCCCGGGCGTGGGCAAAGTCCGCGCCAAGCAGATCATGGAGCGGCTCGGCATCTCCGAGAGTCGTCGCGTGCGCGGCCTCGGCTCCAACCAGATCGCTTCCCTGGAGCGTGAGTTCGGCAGCACCGGCTCCTGA